The Candidatus Eisenbacteria bacterium genome includes a window with the following:
- a CDS encoding NAD(P)/FAD-dependent oxidoreductase encodes MVGGGFAGLRAARVLARRGARVTLVDRNNYHLFQPLLYQVATAGLSPADIATPLRAILRRERNVSVLLAEAREVDVAARTVRLADGALGYDTLVLAAGATHAYFGHDEWAGRAPGLKGLEDALEIRRRILTAFERAERCEDETERRALLTFVVVGGGATGVELAGALAEISRQTLARDFRAIDPAQARVVLVEGGPHLVPAFPTVLGERARADLEHRGVEVLTGTMVTRIDEGEVELAEPGKAAHSFGHGADTPGPGGFVPGVLRARTVLWAAGVAASPLARSLGAPLDRSGRVMVEQDLSVPGHPEVFVAGDLACFAHPGESPLPGLAPVALQQGGVAAENAWLRLGGRPTRAFRYVDRGTMATIGRRAAVAVIGRVKLAGLAAWLAWVLLHIVMLIGFRNRILVMIEWAWAYATFQRGARLITGEWKETPR; translated from the coding sequence ATCGTGGGCGGCGGGTTCGCCGGCCTGCGCGCGGCGCGGGTGCTGGCGCGCCGCGGGGCGCGCGTCACGCTGGTGGACCGCAACAACTATCACCTGTTCCAGCCGCTGCTCTACCAGGTGGCCACCGCGGGGCTCTCTCCCGCCGACATCGCCACGCCGCTGCGCGCCATCCTGCGCCGCGAGCGCAACGTGAGCGTGCTGCTGGCGGAGGCGCGCGAGGTGGACGTCGCGGCGCGCACGGTCCGCCTGGCCGATGGCGCGCTGGGCTACGACACGCTGGTGCTGGCGGCCGGCGCGACGCACGCCTACTTCGGCCACGACGAGTGGGCGGGGCGCGCCCCGGGGCTCAAGGGCCTCGAGGACGCCCTGGAGATCCGCCGGCGCATCCTCACCGCCTTCGAGCGCGCGGAGCGCTGCGAGGACGAGACGGAGCGCCGCGCGCTGCTCACGTTCGTGGTGGTCGGCGGCGGAGCCACCGGGGTGGAGCTGGCCGGGGCGTTGGCTGAAATCTCGCGCCAGACGCTGGCGCGCGACTTCCGGGCCATTGACCCCGCGCAGGCGCGCGTGGTGCTGGTGGAGGGCGGTCCGCACCTGGTCCCGGCGTTCCCGACGGTCCTCGGCGAGCGGGCCCGCGCGGACCTGGAGCACCGGGGAGTGGAGGTGCTCACGGGCACGATGGTGACGCGGATCGACGAGGGGGAGGTGGAGCTGGCGGAGCCCGGGAAGGCCGCGCACTCGTTCGGGCATGGCGCGGACACCCCCGGGCCCGGCGGGTTCGTCCCGGGCGTGCTGCGAGCGCGCACGGTGCTGTGGGCCGCCGGCGTGGCGGCCTCCCCGCTGGCGCGCTCGCTGGGCGCGCCGCTGGACCGTTCCGGGCGCGTGATGGTGGAGCAGGACCTCTCCGTTCCCGGACACCCGGAGGTGTTCGTGGCCGGCGACCTGGCCTGCTTCGCCCATCCCGGGGAGAGTCCGCTTCCGGGGCTGGCCCCGGTGGCGCTCCAGCAGGGCGGGGTGGCCGCGGAGAACGCCTGGCTGCGCCTGGGCGGGCGCCCCACGCGGGCTTTCCGCTACGTGGACCGCGGCACCATGGCCACCATCGGCCGTCGCGCCGCGGTGGCGGTGATCGGGAGGGTGAAGCTCGCCGGCCTGGCGGCCTGGCTGGCCTGGGTGCTGCTGCACATCGTGATGCTGATCGGGTTCCGCAACCGGATCCTGGTGATGATCGAATGGGCCTGGGCGTACGCGACATTCCAGCGCGGCGCCCGGCTCATCACGGGCGAATGGAAGGAGACTCCCCGATGA
- the aspS gene encoding aspartate--tRNA ligase: MSLKLENLGSRRRTHTCGELRPEHAGQRVTLTGWVHRVRDHGGVVFVDLRDRFGLTQVVFRPEPSAELAAAAQELRTEFVVVVEGQAGMRPANMVNEHLATGAVEVVATALGLLNASETPPFAVEDDTDVNEDLRLRYRYLDLRRHSLAGVLELRHRAVAAVRENLNSQGFLEIETPMLVKPTPEGARDFVVPSRLHPGKFYALPQSPQLYKQILMVSGMDRYYQIARCLRDENLRADRQPEHTQIDMEMSFVGEEDVFRVIEGMVRHVFGKVLGVDVPVPFLRLTYAEAMDRFGTDKPDLRFGLELQDLTAQASRSEMRAFQEVAAAGGRVKALVVPGGAARTRKEIDGWEVVARELGAKGLGWARVAGAWDGGVSKFFPAGLQQETAAAAGAAEGDLLLLVAGPMPVAARALGAVRTLLGRELGLKRDDFRFAWVREFPLFEWDEEHQRWAAMHHMFTMPLEEDLPRLETDPGAVRGQLYDLVCNGTELASGSIRIHRRDIQERVMKVVGLGMEEAMRKFGFLLEAFQYGAPPHGGIAPGVDRLIMLMAGRDSIRDTIAFPKTTSMACPMDGSPAEVEPQDLRDLRIRIEP, from the coding sequence ATGAGCCTGAAGCTGGAGAACCTGGGAAGCCGGCGCCGCACCCACACCTGCGGGGAGCTGCGTCCCGAGCACGCCGGGCAGCGCGTGACCCTGACCGGATGGGTGCACCGCGTGCGCGACCACGGCGGCGTGGTGTTCGTGGACCTGCGCGACCGCTTCGGGCTGACCCAGGTGGTGTTCCGGCCCGAGCCCTCCGCGGAGCTGGCCGCGGCCGCGCAGGAGCTGCGCACCGAGTTCGTGGTGGTGGTGGAAGGGCAGGCGGGGATGCGCCCCGCGAACATGGTCAACGAGCACCTGGCCACCGGCGCGGTGGAGGTGGTGGCCACCGCGCTGGGACTGCTCAACGCCTCCGAGACGCCGCCCTTCGCGGTGGAGGACGACACCGACGTCAACGAGGACCTGCGCCTGCGCTACCGCTACCTGGACCTGCGGCGGCATTCGCTGGCGGGCGTGCTGGAGCTGCGCCACCGCGCGGTGGCCGCGGTGCGCGAGAACCTGAACTCGCAGGGCTTTCTCGAGATCGAGACCCCGATGCTGGTCAAGCCCACGCCCGAGGGCGCGCGCGACTTCGTGGTGCCCTCGCGGCTGCACCCGGGCAAGTTCTACGCGCTGCCGCAGTCCCCGCAGCTGTACAAGCAGATCCTGATGGTCTCGGGCATGGACCGTTACTACCAGATCGCGCGCTGCCTGCGCGACGAGAACCTGCGCGCCGACCGCCAGCCGGAGCACACCCAGATTGACATGGAGATGAGCTTCGTCGGGGAGGAGGACGTGTTCCGCGTCATCGAGGGGATGGTGCGGCACGTGTTCGGCAAGGTGCTGGGCGTGGACGTGCCCGTGCCGTTCCTGCGCCTCACCTACGCCGAGGCCATGGACCGCTTCGGCACCGACAAGCCGGACCTGCGCTTCGGCCTGGAGCTCCAGGACCTCACCGCGCAGGCCTCCCGCTCGGAGATGCGCGCGTTCCAGGAAGTGGCCGCCGCGGGCGGCCGGGTGAAGGCGCTGGTGGTGCCCGGGGGTGCTGCGCGCACCCGCAAGGAGATTGACGGCTGGGAGGTGGTGGCCAGGGAGCTGGGCGCGAAGGGGCTGGGATGGGCGCGGGTCGCGGGGGCGTGGGACGGCGGCGTGAGCAAGTTCTTCCCCGCCGGGCTGCAACAGGAGACCGCCGCCGCGGCGGGGGCCGCCGAGGGCGACCTGCTGCTGCTGGTGGCCGGCCCCATGCCGGTGGCCGCCCGGGCGCTGGGCGCGGTGCGCACGCTGCTGGGCCGCGAGCTGGGCCTGAAGCGCGACGACTTCCGCTTCGCCTGGGTGCGCGAGTTCCCGCTCTTCGAGTGGGACGAAGAGCACCAGCGCTGGGCGGCGATGCACCACATGTTCACCATGCCGCTCGAGGAGGACCTCCCCAGGCTGGAGACCGACCCCGGCGCGGTGCGCGGCCAGCTCTACGACCTGGTGTGCAACGGCACCGAGCTGGCGTCGGGCTCCATCCGGATCCATCGCCGCGACATCCAGGAGCGGGTGATGAAGGTGGTGGGCCTGGGCATGGAGGAGGCCATGCGCAAGTTCGGCTTCCTGCTCGAGGCGTTCCAGTACGGCGCCCCGCCGCACGGCGGCATCGCGCCCGGCGTGGACCGCCTGATCATGCTGATGGCCGGCCGCGACAGCATCCGCGACACCATCGCGTTCCCCAAGACCACCAGCATGGCCTGCCCCATGGACGGCTCGCCGGCCGAGGTGGAGCCGCAGGACCTGCGCGACCTCCGGATCCGCATCGAGCCGTAA
- a CDS encoding histidine--tRNA ligase, whose protein sequence is MTDRQRGEGAEGGPAPGAGAPGGGAPAGAAPKGAKREKIQAPRGTHDILPPGSGRWAAMERRTQDLMRRFGFEEIRTPVFEELKLFVRGVGEGSDIVRKEMYDFKDKGGRDLALRPEGTASVARAAVEHGLLQPGRVVKLWYQGPMFRYDRPAAGRYRQFHQMGVEVLGSASPLADLEAIQVFWAWLMELGLTGLTLKLNSVGCPVCRPVYRERLREFLAPRLERLCGDCRERYERNPMRVLDCKVPSCREQLAGAPAILDSLGEECRTHFDELRAHLDSVGLPHVIDTGLVRGLDYYTKTAFEVHDDALGAQSAVGGGGRYDGLVEEVGGPPTPGVGFSTGLERVLLSMEAGGSVALAPVSRPEYFVATVDAAARPEALRLLAALRARHWAEADLSGSSLKAQFRRADSLKAAKVVVLGPEEIARGVARVKDMDTHEEKEVPLEELRAR, encoded by the coding sequence ATGACGGACAGGCAGCGGGGAGAGGGGGCGGAGGGAGGCCCGGCCCCGGGCGCGGGTGCCCCGGGCGGAGGCGCTCCGGCCGGCGCCGCGCCGAAGGGCGCGAAGCGGGAGAAGATCCAGGCCCCGCGCGGCACGCACGACATCCTGCCGCCCGGGAGCGGGCGGTGGGCCGCGATGGAGCGCCGCACGCAGGACCTGATGCGCCGCTTCGGCTTCGAGGAGATCCGCACCCCGGTCTTCGAGGAGCTGAAGCTGTTCGTGCGCGGCGTGGGCGAGGGCTCCGACATCGTGCGCAAGGAAATGTACGACTTCAAGGACAAGGGCGGACGCGACCTCGCGCTGCGCCCGGAGGGCACCGCCTCGGTGGCGCGCGCGGCCGTGGAGCACGGCCTGCTGCAGCCCGGCCGGGTGGTGAAGCTCTGGTACCAGGGCCCCATGTTTCGCTACGACCGCCCCGCCGCGGGCCGCTACCGCCAGTTCCACCAGATGGGGGTGGAGGTGCTGGGCAGCGCCTCACCGCTGGCGGACCTCGAGGCCATCCAGGTGTTCTGGGCCTGGCTCATGGAACTGGGACTCACCGGGCTCACGCTCAAGCTCAACAGCGTGGGCTGCCCGGTGTGCCGGCCGGTCTACCGCGAGCGGCTGCGCGAGTTTCTGGCGCCGCGCCTGGAGCGGCTGTGCGGCGACTGCCGCGAGCGCTACGAGCGCAACCCGATGCGCGTCCTGGACTGCAAGGTGCCGTCCTGCCGGGAGCAACTGGCGGGCGCGCCCGCGATCCTGGACTCGCTGGGCGAGGAATGCCGCACCCACTTCGACGAGCTGCGCGCCCACCTGGACTCCGTGGGCCTGCCCCACGTGATTGACACCGGCCTGGTGCGCGGCCTGGACTACTACACCAAGACCGCCTTCGAGGTGCACGACGACGCGCTCGGCGCGCAGAGCGCGGTGGGCGGCGGCGGGCGCTACGACGGACTGGTCGAGGAAGTCGGCGGGCCGCCCACGCCCGGCGTGGGCTTCTCCACCGGCCTGGAGCGGGTGCTGCTCTCGATGGAGGCCGGCGGCTCCGTGGCGCTGGCCCCGGTGAGCCGGCCCGAGTACTTCGTCGCCACCGTGGACGCCGCAGCCCGCCCCGAGGCCCTGCGCCTGCTGGCCGCGCTGCGGGCGCGCCACTGGGCGGAGGCGGACCTCTCCGGCTCCAGCCTCAAGGCGCAGTTTCGCCGTGCCGACTCGCTGAAGGCCGCGAAGGTGGTGGTGCTGGGCCCGGAGGAGATCGCGCGCGGGGTCGCCCGGGTGAAAGACATGGATACCCACGAAGAGAAGGAAGTCCCACTGGAGGAATTGAGGGCACGATGA
- a CDS encoding VanZ family protein, giving the protein MNPENVPAGPPPLLDRPMFTPGPRSAFRQVVFYWVPVLAYVSAIFYVSSLSSPPSPLTFEHADKLEHFAEYLLLGLLLGRALRQSVAPFSPVAAVVMTVALVMMVAAADEYYQMFVPGRECDVFDWLTDSSAGVVSQVMLWQLWFRLGRDRNRKVLA; this is encoded by the coding sequence GTGAACCCCGAAAACGTGCCTGCGGGCCCGCCGCCGCTGCTCGACCGACCCATGTTCACTCCCGGGCCCCGGAGCGCCTTTCGCCAGGTGGTGTTCTACTGGGTGCCGGTGCTGGCATACGTCAGCGCCATCTTCTACGTCTCGTCGCTCAGCAGCCCTCCGTCGCCGCTGACTTTCGAGCATGCGGACAAGCTGGAGCACTTCGCCGAGTACCTGCTGCTGGGCCTGCTGCTGGGCCGCGCCCTGCGCCAGTCGGTGGCACCGTTCTCGCCGGTGGCCGCGGTGGTGATGACGGTGGCCCTGGTGATGATGGTGGCGGCCGCGGACGAGTACTACCAGATGTTCGTTCCCGGGCGGGAGTGTGACGTGTTCGACTGGCTCACGGACTCCTCCGCCGGCGTGGTCTCGCAGGTGATGTTGTGGCAATTGTGGTTCCGCCTCGGCAGGGACCGGAACAGGAAGGTCCTGGCATGA
- a CDS encoding tetratricopeptide repeat protein, producing MICPRCQTINPDAHRYCRECGTRLAERGPMRGTLRERLYHAIALLNQGDLGGARAEFLRCVELDPGHAMARYYLGQTYFLEGKLDEARASLEHALGLEASLANAEVLLGQLSEIEIRNMEALAHFRRAHHANPSCGLALYHAADLLRRSKQYREALDVYRALHEADPEDIAPRYYMAQVEEERGHPDRAKEILREITSEHPRFPAGHRALGDVLRRHGDKDGAAECYARFAAVAPQQAEAHLKLGAVLADLGQLERARAELSRALELREDLAEAHYELGVLQYTEFGDPEDAVRHLERAVELNPGDATARLILNELKFLTLGGATE from the coding sequence ATGATTTGCCCCCGGTGTCAGACGATCAACCCCGACGCGCACCGCTACTGCCGAGAGTGCGGCACGCGGCTGGCCGAGCGTGGCCCCATGCGCGGCACGCTGCGCGAGCGGCTGTACCACGCCATCGCCCTGCTCAACCAGGGCGACCTGGGAGGGGCGCGGGCGGAGTTCCTGCGCTGCGTGGAGCTCGACCCCGGCCACGCCATGGCGCGCTACTACCTGGGGCAGACGTACTTCCTGGAAGGCAAGCTGGACGAGGCGCGCGCCAGCCTGGAGCACGCGCTGGGCCTGGAGGCCTCGCTGGCCAACGCCGAAGTGCTGCTGGGGCAGCTCTCGGAAATCGAGATCCGCAACATGGAGGCCCTGGCGCACTTCCGCCGCGCCCACCACGCCAACCCGTCGTGCGGACTGGCGCTCTACCACGCGGCCGACCTGCTGCGGCGCTCCAAGCAGTACCGCGAGGCCCTGGACGTGTACCGGGCGCTGCACGAGGCCGACCCGGAGGACATCGCCCCGCGCTACTACATGGCGCAGGTGGAGGAGGAGCGGGGGCACCCGGATCGCGCCAAGGAGATCCTGCGCGAGATCACCTCGGAGCACCCCCGGTTCCCCGCCGGGCACCGCGCGCTGGGCGACGTCCTGCGCCGCCACGGGGACAAGGACGGCGCCGCCGAGTGCTACGCGCGCTTCGCCGCGGTGGCCCCGCAGCAGGCCGAGGCGCACCTGAAGCTGGGCGCGGTGCTGGCCGACCTGGGCCAGTTGGAGCGCGCCCGCGCGGAGTTGTCCCGCGCGCTGGAGCTGCGCGAGGACCTGGCCGAGGCGCACTACGAGCTGGGCGTGCTGCAGTACACCGAGTTCGGTGACCCCGAGGATGCGGTGCGCCACCTGGAGCGCGCGGTGGAGCTCAACCCCGGCGACGCCACGGCCCGCCTGATCCTGAACGAGCTGAAGTTCCTGACGCTGGGAGGCGCCACCGAGTGA
- a CDS encoding PTS sugar transporter subunit IIA, whose amino-acid sequence MLSELLNVRAIRIPLQASGKDEAIRELVEVLETAHGLKTEGDILSRVVRRESMMSTGIGNGVAIPHGKSRLVESLVAACGVSPEGLDFDSVDGEPAALFILLVSPENVRGPHVKALANISRLMKEETVRAALRGAPDAESFMQVLRDAEGRFL is encoded by the coding sequence ATGCTTTCGGAACTTCTGAATGTCCGGGCCATCCGGATCCCGCTGCAGGCCAGTGGCAAGGACGAGGCCATCCGGGAGTTGGTGGAGGTGCTCGAGACCGCCCACGGACTGAAGACCGAGGGCGACATCCTGAGCCGGGTGGTGCGCCGCGAGAGCATGATGTCCACCGGGATCGGGAACGGAGTCGCGATACCCCACGGCAAGTCCCGCCTGGTGGAGAGCCTGGTGGCCGCGTGCGGCGTCTCGCCCGAGGGACTGGATTTCGACTCGGTGGACGGCGAGCCCGCCGCCCTGTTCATCCTGCTGGTGTCGCCGGAGAACGTGCGCGGGCCGCACGTGAAGGCCCTGGCCAATATTTCCCGCCTGATGAAGGAGGAAACGGTCCGCGCCGCGCTGCGCGGCGCCCCCGACGCCGAGTCCTTCATGCAGGTGCTCCGGGACGCCGAAGGCCGCTTTCTGTAG